Proteins encoded by one window of Anas platyrhynchos isolate ZD024472 breed Pekin duck chromosome 14, IASCAAS_PekinDuck_T2T, whole genome shotgun sequence:
- the FABP6 gene encoding gastrotropin, which translates to MAFTGKYEFESDENYDDFVKAIGLPGEKVEMGRNCKIVTEVVQNGNDFTWTQHFPGGRTTTNTFTIGKEADMETMGGKKFKATVKMEGGKVVADFPNYHHTAEIAGGKLVELSTASGVTYKRTSKKIA; encoded by the exons ATGGCATTCACGGGCAAATACGAATTTGAAAGCGATGAGAACTACGATGACTTTGTGAAGGCAATTG GTCTTCCCGGTGAGAAGGTTGAGATGGGAAGGAATTGTAAAATAGTCACTGAGGTGGTGCAGAATGGAAATGACTTCACCTGGACACAGCATTTCCCAGGAGGTCGCACCACAACTAATACATTCACTATTGGCAAGGAAGCAGACATGGAGACAATGGGTGGTAAAAAGTTTAAG GCAACTGTTAAAATGGAAGGGGGAAAAGTAGTAGCTGATTTTCCCAACTATCATCACACTGCAGAGATTGCTGGAGGAAAACTAGTGGAG CTCTCTACTGCTTCTGGTGTAACCTACAAGAGAACCAGCAAAAAGATTGCTTAA